The proteins below come from a single Triticum aestivum cultivar Chinese Spring chromosome 5D, IWGSC CS RefSeq v2.1, whole genome shotgun sequence genomic window:
- the LOC100270659 gene encoding hypersensitive-induced response protein-like protein 1, with protein sequence MGNLCCCVQVDQSTVAIREQFGKFDSVLEPGCHCLPWIFGKRVVGHLTLRLQQLDVRCETKTKDNVFVTVVASIQYRPLAGKESDAYYKLTNTRSQIQAYVFDVIRASVPKLNLDDAFVQKNDIAKAVEDELEKAMSAYGFEIVQTLIVDIEPDAHVKQAMNEINAAARMRVAANEKAEAEKIVQIKRAEGEAEAKYLSGLGIARQRQAIVDGLRDSVLGFSVNVPGTTAKDVMDMVLITQYFDTMKEIGASSKSSAVFIPHGPGAVRDIATQIRDGLLQGQSASDN encoded by the exons ATGGGCAATCTGTGCTGCTGTGTTCAAGTTGACCAGTCCACCGTGGCCATCAGGGAGCAGTTTGGGAAGTTTGACAGTGTGCTTGAGCCAGGATGCCACTGCCTGCCTTGGATCTTTGGGAAACGTGTAGTTGGCCATCTCACACTCAGGTTGCAGCAGCTGGATGTGCGCTGTGAAACTAAGACAAAG GACAATGTGTTTGTCACTGTTGTTGCATCGATTCAGTACCGACCTCTGGCTGGCAAAGAAAGTGACGCATACTACAAACTGACCAACACAAGATCCCAGATTCAAGCCTATGTCTTTGATG TGATCAGGGCAAGTGTTCCAAAGCTCAACCTGGATGATGCTTTCGTGCAGAAGAACGATATAGCAAAGGCTGTGGAGGATGAACTTGAAAAGGCTATGTCGGCATATGGCTTTGAGATCGTGCAGACCCTCATTGTCGACATCGAGCCAGATGCGCATGTCAAGCAGGCGATGAATGAGATCAATGCAG CTGCAAGGATGAGGGTGGCTGCAAACgagaaggcggaggctgagaaGATTGTCCAGATCAAGCGTGCCGAGGGTGAAgcagaggccaagtacctgtctggCCTCGGTATCGCCCGCCAGCGCCAGGCCATTGTGGATGGCCTGAGGGACAGCGTCCTGGGCTTCTCAGTCAATGTGCCTGGCACCACTGCAAAGGATGTGATGGACATGGTGCTGATCACCCAGTACTTCGATACTATGAAAGAGATTGGCGCGTCCTCCAAGTCCTCGGCGGTGTTCATCCCCCATGGCCCTGGTGCGGTGCGCGACATCGCCACGCAGATCCGTGACGGTCTTCTTCAAGGCCAGTCTGCCTCTGACAACTAG